The following nucleotide sequence is from Chryseobacterium sp. CY350.
AAGATTGTCAAGATTATGAAAGATCCGGTGGCGTCTGCAAAAGCAGTGAATCTTATTTACACTTCGGACGCAGAAACTGCCGGTATTATTCGTAAAAAAAGAGGCAAAAAATACTCTTATTACAAAGACGGCGAGAAAATTAAAGATAAGGAAGAAATTACCCGTATCAACAGTCTGGTGATTCCTCCGGCGTGGGAAAATGTTTGGATATGCGCGCTGGATAATGGCCATCTTCAGGCCACAGGATATGATGCACTAAAAAGAAAACAGTACCGATATCATTCGCTCTGGAGTGCATTAAGAAATCACACGAAATTTTACAGGATGCTGAAATTTGGATATGCGTTACCGGATATCAGGCTTCAGCTCGAGAAAGATTTAGCATTGCGAAGCTTTGAAAAGCGGAAAATTCTTGCGCTCGTTGTAAGTCTTATGCAACGTACAAATATTCGAATCGGGAACAGTATTTATGAAAAACTCTACGGTTCTTTTGGTTTAACGACCTTGAAAGGCAAACACGTTAAAGTTCAGGGACAGAAAATCAATTTCTCTTTTAAAGGTAAAAAAGGTGTTATGCATAATGTTGATCTGAAAAGTAAAAGACTTTCGAAATTGATCACTAAATGCAAAGAAATTCCCGGAAAGGAGCTGTTCCAATATTATGACAGTGAAGGAAACCGTCATGCTATAGATTCTGGAATGGTCAATGATTACATCAA
It contains:
- a CDS encoding DNA topoisomerase IB, translating into MDQSDLEIISHLKPSKIVKIMKDPVASAKAVNLIYTSDAETAGIIRKKRGKKYSYYKDGEKIKDKEEITRINSLVIPPAWENVWICALDNGHLQATGYDALKRKQYRYHSLWSALRNHTKFYRMLKFGYALPDIRLQLEKDLALRSFEKRKILALVVSLMQRTNIRIGNSIYEKLYGSFGLTTLKGKHVKVQGQKINFSFKGKKGVMHNVDLKSKRLSKLITKCKEIPGKELFQYYDSEGNRHAIDSGMVNDYIKEISGDDFTAKDFRTWSGTVNALIAFKEIGYAENNTQYKKKVKEALDIVASHLGNTSTVCRKYYVHPLVINLYENNSIKKYIDELEVIEENDGKAGLTHEEKLVLKMLENEKL